The genomic DNA CTAGCTTCTGAGTTCTGGCGGTTGCTTACATGCGGGGCCCAACTGTCAGTGACCAGGTCGCATTCGTGTGCGCTCCTACTTAAACCCTCCCTCGCCAGCCTCGGGTCCCCGTGAGCCAATCCATCCTTGTCGAGCTCCTCCTCTCATGCGTGCGCTCCCTTCACGCACGTGCCGCGAGATGCTGATCGATCAGTGACTATTCTTGCGTGGTGCACGGCTGGGCACCGTCGCACGCAGCGCCGCCCAAGCTCGCTGAACGGGCATGCGACTCCTTCGCGGGTCTCAGTTGCCCCGCGCCGGATCGCCGATCGACGCCCGCCGCAGCTGTCGCCACCGCCTTTCGACAGCCAGCTCCGGGGGGACGCaggcccgtcgccgccgcaacGCCCACGCCCGCCGGCGTGCAGCTGGCCAGGAGGGCCTTCAGGATCGACGACGTACGTGGAGGTGGGCGCCATGCCATCACGGCCCGTCGACCGTTTGCAGTCGTTAACCATGGATAGACTCGCAACTACTACCTCCATATATTCATCAatcttttattcaaaaaattatgtaagtatTTATAATTATAAGTATTTTAAGTATAACTTATCTGTTTTACAAATAAGATGAACGGTCAAATATTACAACAAGAAGTGAACAACGACAAATATTTTAATACAAAGGGAGTATATATTTTGTTATTATCATGCACGCCGCACCCCTAACCCCAACCAAGCGATTCGTGGCGTGCGGCTTGCTCGATCGTCCGTCTTTGTAATGCgcgtgatgaaaaatattgtaaTGACCTGCAGGATGCAAATATTTGTACCTAGACTAGAGATATGATGATGGACGACTGCATGCTTACGATGCCTACACGCCCAATTCAAACTGTAAGTCGTTTACAATGCGTCGGGCAAATGTTGGAAGCGAGGACGTCTACATTCGATCGACATTTCTATTTTAATAACAACAAAGCCCCCGCCTCCAGTCAAGTCTGCTGCAGCGAAGGATCCATCACGATTCCCCTTTCTGCTTCTCTCCTTGTTCAGCATCGAGCGTACCTCTGCAGCATACATTCGGATACTGTAAGCAATGGCAGCTTCGTCACGCTTTTTCTCACCTCCCCGATTCCGGCATCTTTCACTCCACCTGGATTATTGCATTTCAGACATTCGGTTCATCACTATTGCGATACATCCTCCCCTGGACTATAAAATTCATCATACATCTGCGATATCCAACATATAATACGCAACGAAAAACTCACAGCAAAGAATTGAGCTAGAGATTACGCTCTCACAGAATGCTTACCGGTAATCGAGCACGCAGGCTGCCTGAACAGCATCAAAGGGAAGTAAACAGGGCAGAACACAACAATTTCTTAACTCCAATTTTTTTCCCTATATATCATTGGCCACATGTCATAAATACACCGGAAGAATGCTGGAACTTTTGAAGAAAGAGTTTCGCATCTACAGTGTGCTTCAGAACACCAAAGCCACAGCACAAAATCGAAACggaaaaaaaatgtaataaTAAATGGGGAGCTACAGAGGCCTGCGCATTGACCAAAGCGCCGGGAGCAATCGAGAGAATGGCAGATAAATAAGGGTCAATGGCAGCCTCATGTCCTCAGCCCTCTGTTCCTTGTACTGTGATCGGTGTGGATCAATGGCAGCCTCTGGTTCTCAGGCCTGCACAATTGACCACACCAAGGAGCTGCCTCTTCCCCCCCTTCTGTCCTGATAAAATGGAGGGAATGGCAGATAAATAAGGATCAAAGTCATTCTCAGGGCTGGCTCTCAGCCCTTTGTTCTTAGTATTGTGATGCTGCCTTTCCCCCCGTCTGTCCTGATCCTTGTCTTGCCGATCACCGGCTTGCCAGAGAACGCGGAAGTTCCCAGGATTTCAGGAGGTTTCTTTGGAGGAGCACGGATTCTCTGGTTAATATCCTGCAGAGTAACATCGGTTTCCTCCCAAGATGGTTTGATGAGGGTAAAAGGGTATGCTACAGTTGTAGTTATGTTTTGCTTCGCCTTGACTAGCGATGAGCTTCCTCCTGGTAAGCCAGCAGAAACAAATGATCAAAATTGATACAACTGGAAGTTCAAGGGTGCTCCAAGCCTCAATATACTATCAAACTGAAATACCTTTAGAGACTTTAAGTGTAGAAAGCTTCCTAGTTTCCTGCATTATGAGATTTTCTGTCACTGGAGCAATCTCACTTGATCCTGTAGCCAAATAGAAAGAATAGGTAAGTTGCTTTGCAGAACTGCTACATCACTACATGTTGGTGTCAACAAGGCACTCAAAAATACATGACTGCCGGGCATAATAGCAAACTGCAGCAGCTACAAATACACCAATATACGACTGCAACAAAGGGGAAGTAGGAAAGAAAATATTCTCTTTTCATATCACACAAGGGGCTTGGGAATTGTGAACAAACAAATGTGGGGTCATCTGAGTCATTGACACGTGGCAAATGTGTTGCCAATTACACCGCAAGGATGGCAAATAGTTAATTAATTATTCCCCGTGCTGATGGAAACTGGAAATTGTCTTGAAAGAGTAAATGAAAATTGGCAACAAAATGCAGTAGAAAAAACGGTGTGCACTGACCTGAAATACCAGCTTGATCATCGACATATACTACACTCTCCTGGGTACAAGGCCTGCAGCAAACACGAGATGAAGATGTCATGATTGCCAAGTAATGATGAATAAGTTTAAAGTGGTTTGAATGGAAACAGAGAGGAACCAACATTTGATCAGGCTCGACATATACTGGAGGAGTTCCATAAGAGCAACGTTCCAACTGGTTATCTTCTTGCCAATAGGGTGCTCCATTTGACAAGGAATTTATAGTATCTGATGCGAAATTTCCAATTAACAAACAGAAGAGGGACAGCAATAGGCCGTTTTCAAGCACATATGATGAAATACAAACCTAAATTATTTGAGCTGTACTGCATATCACAATTTAAACTCCGTGGTTCATCAGTGCAAAGCAATGAAACCTCTGTTGCCTGAGACATGGATCAATAAAAAGCACAACTGTGATAAGTAAAGAGTAACTGAAAAGGGAGATTCGGAACATAGCTAGGAGCTAGCGAACAATCTCAGATGCGACAAAGCATAATTGTGACATGTAAAAGTAGCAGAAGGAGAGATTGAAAAAAACATAGCAAGGAGCTAGCAAACAAACCTCAGATGCGACAAAAGGAGAACCAGTTTCATGAGTTCCAACTTCTGACTGGCTAGACTCCGAAGGGTACTCCAACGTACGTCTTCGCTTTGATTCCCGAGACTCCTCTGGGTCCAGGGTCTCCTTGCAGGAGATATCTACTCAAGCAACAAACACCTCATTTAAGCATAGCATTCAAGAGTGCAAGCAGTTTATAGCTGTCAGAAGAAAAGACTTCTTACCTGGTATATCAGCGAAGAAATCACGGCAGTCCCTCAGCGGAGTTTGGTTCCCAAGCAATCCTAGTAGCTCATCGTCATCTTGATTGAGGCAATCCCACACGAATTTAGTAGCATCCGCTGTAAAAGGAGATGAGACATGATGAGAGAGCAAGTCCACACAGATGCTCTAAGAGTTTTTGTGACGCAGATGTAGGCTGGATGTGAGTGAAGTACCATGACTCGCATCATCCGGTTCACAATGCTCCCCTGCTTGCCAATCCCACAGACTGCTGCAAGCATTACAAGATCGAGTATAAGTACAATGAATTCCACAAAAGTAGTTCACTGGAACAGCAGGTGAATTTTGCAAGCATTCAGTTGAGGGGAGAGCTGAGATATGGTTCAAGCTCAAGCACACAAACGTATATCACAGGTCATGGAGCTACTCTTGCAGGTTCTAGCCAGATTTCATCAGATTTTAGTTGGTCATGTAAGGTGGATTAAGCACTGAAATCCACAATCAGATGTCTACAGCCATCTACAAGCGATTTGGCAGCTTGATTCTAACCGATCGGCAATTCAACAGACAGCGTGCGCATCCCCGATTCAAGCCCCCGTAAGCCCATATCCTCCCTATCGAAGCTATGCTAGCCGGCGGCAGACTAATCCCCCAATCGGACACAAACCGGGAGCCCAGAGCACGCACCGCCCCCCTCGCGAGAGAACATCCCGAACCAGCGAATCGAAATCGAATTGAAAAATGGAAAGGCACCCAGGGGGCCAAGGGACCAATCCCACGGATCATCATCCAAATCGGCCGaagccggcgccgccccgggCCAGATCGCCGCCACTCCACGGCAGGATTTGCCCACTGTTAGATCGAACAGCACgaaccggccggcggcgcgcggatctcggcccgccgccacgcctcatcggacggcggcggcgcatcggTCGACCCCAGCCCAAAACCCCTCCGTCCCTTCCCCCCCAAAATCCCCCCACGAAACACGGAAACACGAGACGGGAGCAGTTCCCCGGAAGACTCGGTACCCCAAGGAACGAACGAACGAACGCGACCCGGGTCCCCCTCACCCACATTTGAgagccgtggccgccgccgctccctccggcACCGGCATCGCCGCCGCTGTACGGGTCCATCGGTCGgggcccggccccgccgccgcaacTAGCCGTTGCAGCGGCCTCCCCGTCCTCTCTCTCCTAGCGTGCGCGATGCGAGGGCGGAGGCAGGCAGGAGGGTATCGCTGTGTATGTCTACTAGACTACTACTCTCTCTGCTCGGCGATGGTGGCTGCTGCGCCGCATTTGTAGTGAGGTGAGGGATGCAGGGGGGCTGGGTCGAAAAAGGGAAGAGGTGGGCGAGATGGGCTCGGAGAAGGCCGTTGGGCACGACCCCTCGGCCTTCGCGCCGCGTGCCCAGCTCAAAAACCCCCTCGCCCCCCGCTGCTTGCTGCTGGCTCTGCCCTGTGGGCACCAGCGAGCCAGGGCAACGAAATTGATGGGAGGCCTTCCAAAGCCCAGCACACCCACCGTTCCAACTCGTGCTTCGCGTTTCTCGGGCTCGTACTTTTGGCTCGCCACCTCCATTTCAATGGTGACTCGCTCAATTCTGTTTGTGACTTGTCTgccatggatttttttttgaaaaaacaaaAATTAATCTACCTCCGTTTGTTTATATATGACACCGGCTTGCTCAAAATTAAGCTGATCAACGTCATATATAAatgaacagagggagtagtttctTAAGGGTGTCGCGAAGAGCTCGCATAAACATACACCGGATCGACCAAATTTTGAGACCGGGCCTCGCAGAGTATATGATACGTTCTCTATGGCTACATGATGACCCATTGTGCTTGAGGATCCATCCCGAGATAGTGCATTTCCTTTCGCGAGTCTTAGATGGCTAAATCCACAACCGAAATCACCTTGATTTCGATTGATGAGGAGTTAACATCGTTGAGGTTTCTCGAGTGGAATCCATCCATCACGTATCATAGAGGAAAGTCGCAGCCCAACGGTGGAGGGCGCTGGGGAAAGCGATAAGGCACCGCACTGGTGCCGTTAGGAAGGAATAATGGTGGTCGTGGTGGATTCAGCAGCGGTCACGATGTTGGAGACATGGGAGGAGGGATGGGCGGAGGAGTGACCAGAGCTGGAGCACGCTGAAGAAGAACAAAGGTAGAAGAAAGCTCATTATGGCTTGATGGTTGTAGATGGTTGGATTAAAAGCTAAGATTGGATATGTCTTTCCAATCAACCTCCCTTGAATACGCTAAGAAGCAACGGCTTTCGCGCTAGTCGCTCACTGCAAAtacaaaaagggaaaaaatattGTATTTTTAGCATCACCCTTTCCTCTACCCCTCACACGCTATTATGAGTAACTTGCGCAAGGGTCGTAGTTTTAATAAGTTGAGAGGACCGCGTTGCTAACACTTGGGTCGAGAGGCAGCATGTTGGTGCCAGCTTGATTGCCAAGCTTTGAATTCCTCAAAATTGAGTGCCATATTCCAGATTGTCATTGAAAATTGCCTAAACTCTACTTAAGTATTTACCATTTCAATTGCCTCCAAAATGAGTACTTTATTATTTGCATCTAGTGTGAATGTGGATCCTAACAA from Setaria italica strain Yugu1 chromosome VII, Setaria_italica_v2.0, whole genome shotgun sequence includes the following:
- the LOC101783430 gene encoding protein XRI1 isoform X1, whose amino-acid sequence is MDPYSGGDAGAGGSGGGHGSQISLWDWQAGEHCEPDDASHADATKFVWDCLNQDDDELLGLLGNQTPLRDCRDFFADIPDISCKETLDPEESRESKRRRTLEYPSESSQSEVGTHETGSPFVASEATEVSLLCTDEPRSLNCDMQYSSNNLDTINSLSNGAPYWQEDNQLERCSYGTPPVYVEPDQMPCTQESVVYVDDQAGISGSSEIAPVTENLIMQETRKLSTLKVSKGGSSSLVKAKQNITTTVAYPFTLIKPSWEETDVTLQDINQRIRAPPKKPPEILGTSAFSGKPVIGKTRIRTDGGKGSITILRTKG
- the LOC101783430 gene encoding protein XRI1 isoform X2: MDPYSGGDAGAGGSGGGHGSQILWDWQAGEHCEPDDASHADATKFVWDCLNQDDDELLGLLGNQTPLRDCRDFFADIPDISCKETLDPEESRESKRRRTLEYPSESSQSEVGTHETGSPFVASEATEVSLLCTDEPRSLNCDMQYSSNNLDTINSLSNGAPYWQEDNQLERCSYGTPPVYVEPDQMPCTQESVVYVDDQAGISGSSEIAPVTENLIMQETRKLSTLKVSKGGSSSLVKAKQNITTTVAYPFTLIKPSWEETDVTLQDINQRIRAPPKKPPEILGTSAFSGKPVIGKTRIRTDGGKGSITILRTKG